One Nicotiana sylvestris chromosome 12, ASM39365v2, whole genome shotgun sequence genomic window carries:
- the LOC138882811 gene encoding uncharacterized mitochondrial protein AtMg00240-like — MSQRKYALEMISKTDLAGSKQKDTPMEQNLKLTSMEFDSCISEGNHDEALVDRGSSQRLIGKLLYLTITRRDISYAVQYLSQFMHAPKRSNYEAALHVERYIKKQPCFGLLMSSKSEEQIYAFCDFDWASCPMSRKSVTRYCIKLGNSLIF; from the coding sequence ATGTCACAAAGGAAGTATGCACTTGAAATGATCTCAAAAACAGACTTAGCAGGCTCCAAACAAAAAGACACACCCATGGAACAGAATCTGAAGCTCACAAGTATGGAGTTTGATAGTTGCATTAGTGAAGGTAATCATGATGAAGCATTAGTAGACAGGGGGAGTTCTCAGAGACTGATAGGGAAACTATTATACCTCACAATTACCAGGCGAGATATTTCATATGCAGTTCAGTACCTCAGCCAGTTTATGCATGCACCCAAAAGGTCAAACTATGAAGCAGCATTACATGTTGAAAGGTACATTAAGAAGCAGCCATGTTTTGGATTGCTAATGTCAAGCAAGAGTGAAGAACAAATATATGCCTTTTGTGATTTTGATTGGGCTTCATGCCCTATGTCAAGAAAGTCAGTGACAAGGTACTGCATTAAGTTAGGAAACTCACTCATTTTCTAG